The DNA segment CTTGGCAAGGATGTCATCAGGACTACCTTACAAACATTCTCCAATCATTCGGACAAACAATTCTTACATCGTACGTGGAAAACGTTGTGAGATTGGTATTGAATTTTTAAAAAAAGATAAAATAAGCTCTCCCACTCCCAAAGAACTTTGGCTTACGGAACGGTATTCTTTGTACAGGGGGAAAAACCCAGACGAAACAGCCATGGACGTACACCACAAACCTTGGGAATTGTTCCAATTAGAATTTACGAAACTGAATATCCGTTATGCGGCATATGATGGGTTAGTCAATTTTGGGAATCCAAACGTATGCCATTATTCACCAGGAGTGCAGGTGTTAGCTTGGTTGTAAGGAAATGGGAAGAGTATTCGTAAATTACATCATGAATCGCGAATGACAGATTTTGTACCATTCGCAGTAATATTTCCATATGCATTCCAAAAAGGAAATTAAACTATGAAAGTTAAAATCCTCACCCTTATGATATTCCCCCTCTTTATTCTTTTTGCAAGAGATCGTAAATTTGATCAATTGTATGAAAAAGTGAATATAGAAAATATTCCTATTGCCAGTTCTTTTTTGTTAGAGAAAGGAAAATCTAAAAAAGAATACTCTGGTGAAAAAATCAATGATCGTAATTATGATACTGCTTGGTGTGTGTCAAAAAACCAAGGGATCGGAGAATCTATTTATCTATCCTTTCCAAACGACTTTTCTTATGGAACTTATGATAATCTGGCTATAAATGATTTTCCCATTTCATTTGCATTGTTTAATGGTTTTTCCAAAACAGAAGATTTATTTTTTGCAAATAATAGAGTGAAGAGAATCCTAATAGAGTTTACGGAAATTCCATACAGTTTTGCCACTGGTGACTTTACATTAAAAGGGGATATTAACTTACACGGTGAGCCAATCCTAAATAGCATTCATGAGTTTTCACTTATTGATTCAAAAGAATTACAAAAAATTAAATTTAAGATTAAGCCTAAACAAAAAAATCAAGAAGGTTATCAAATGGGAATTTTAGCAAAAATGACTATTCTCGAAATCTATCCAGGAACGAAGTATAAAGATACGTGTATTACGGAGGCAGGTCTTTTTGCTGGTATTGAAAAGTATGAGAAAAAATAAAATGTCCAAGTAAACAAAACCAAGTGAAAAAATACCTATCCATTTCTTTATCTCTCCTAACCCTTCTTCTGTCCCAATGTTCGACATCCCATCCCAAATCGTTGGAAGCAGACGTGATGACAGATGCAAGTTACGGATACTTTCATGTCTTCTTGTGAATGAATCTAATTTACTTAGTCCAATTTTCTATACTTAAACCAGGAATCATGGAGAAATGTTTTTCATTGTTAGTTACTAAAGTGTAATTTAAAAAGAGAGCAGTGGATCCGATTAATAGATCAAAATCATCCACAATATTGCCTTTTTTCTGAAGGGTGGCTTTGACCTCACCAAAGGTTTCCACTATTCCTTTTGTTATTTCAATAACAGGAAATAGTTCACCAATTCTATAGACTGTAGCCAAATTTTTCTCTCTACTTTTGGATTTCTTTGCACCAAATATAAGTTCGCCGTAAGTAATTACTGAAATGGCTTTAGAAAGATTTTTTCTTTCGAGAAGGTTTTTTTGAACGCTTTGATTACCCTTAAGACTATAGATGATAATATCAGTATCAATCAAATAGCTCATCTGTTATCCTTGTCCGATTCTTTTTTGATCTTGATGATTTAATTTCAGTAATTAGTTCTTTAGCGGTTTTATCATCATGCCATGAATTAGTCAGTTTCAGAAACTCAATCGTTCTTAACTCGCTTTCAAAGTCATCTCTCTTCAAATGATTTTCAATGATTTTGACAACTTCTTGGCTAACTGATCGATGTTCTAATTCCGCCCTTCTTTTCAATGAATCATAGAGCCTGTTGTCTATATCTCTAACTTGTAAATTTGCCATTTTCTTGAACCTATTATGAGTTTGGACTAACTCATGAATTTGCAAGCATTATTCATGCTTTTTTAGTATTTTCATTTTAAAAACATGATTCATATCACCGACTTAAATCAATACCAAAATGATGTGCTTCGAAAGAGGGCTGTAGAAAGGAATTTGGAAATCATAGGTGAAGTAGTCAAAAAAATTCCTGATTCGATTAAAATCGAAAATCCAGAAATTGAATGGAGACAAATTGTTGGATTACGAGATTGTATCGCTCATGGTTATTTTGAAATTGATGATGAAATCATTTGGAATACAGTCCAAGTCCATTTAAAACCGTTTCGAGAACGTATCAAGTTGATTCAAAATCAGGTTTAGTTTTCAAACCTAACAGGAGCCAAGTGACCAACACCTGACTCCTGATTTTGTGTTGGGAATCTACTGCTCTACACAAACAATTTTCTTCGCAATATTACATGTGTCAGTTGTTACTTCTACAAGCGATGTGGTACTCGTACCGACTACACCAGTGACTCCATTGATTCCAGCATTTGAGATCGTCCAGTTTGTGCAGTTATCACTACTATTTACTAAGTTTCCTCCGGTAATGGTGATCCCTGTCCAAAAACGAGTCCCGTTATCACCGAGTGCAAAATTCATTTGCATCGTAGTGTTGGAATCACGAAAGATTCTGTTGGAAGTTGTTGTGGAACCAGTTGTATTCGAAGTGTCAGTGCTATTGGAATAAAAGGTATTCGCTTTTAACACCCAATCTGTATAAGTCAATGTTCCAATAGGATTGCCTAAAACTTCTCTTACACCTGGAACAGAAACCATCGCTTTATATGTTTTTCCTCTAACTCGATTTAAATCTCCATTACAAACTGCATCTGCACCAACAATTCCACCACTTCCAATTAATCCACTTCTTATAGTGCTAGTTAAAAATATATGACACCTTGTGGAACAAGGAGCGGAGGTGGATTGTGCGAGGAGGAGGGCGAGTAAGGTTGTGTCGTCGTTACTATCTTTAGAAGTGTTGCAAGCGCTTAGGAAAGCACTAGCAAAAACAAGGAATACCAAGGAATACCGTTAGATCCATTTTGTTTGCCGTTTTTCATAAACTCCAAATTGGACGCGCGTTTGGTGGTACGCAAGAAAAAATTAAGAGGTGATAGGTGCTTTTGGGCAAACCATTGAAAGGGATGATACTTAGGTAGCCAATGAGGATGATGGTGATGGTGATGGATTTTCACTTTTCCCCCCGCGCCAGCGATAGGAGACGAAACCATCGTCAATTCTTTGTCGGAAGTTGACTTGACAAAGGTTGTCTCTCAATCAAAAAATAAAGCAAGAGCTTAAAAATGTTTCCCTTATCAAAGAACCAAATTCTCACTCAGTTGAAAGACGACAAAGCGATATTGAGTCACTTTGGAGTGGCTCAGATTGGACTTTTTGGATCTTTTGTTCGAGACGAATCGAATGAAAATAGTGACATAGATATCCTCGTAGAATTTTTACCAGAACAGAAAACCTTTAGAAATTATATGGATTTGAAAATCTACTTAGAAGATAGTTTTCATAGAAAGATAGATTTGGTGATTAAGGATTCTCTGAAAGTTCGGATTAAGGATCAAATTTTAAGTGAAGCAGTATATGCCGCGTGACATTATTGTTTTGATAGAGGATATCCTCAAAGCGATCGATGAAATTTTTGAATTTGTCAATGATATCACCGACTTAAATCAATACCGAAATGATGTGCTTCGAAAGAGGGCTGTAGAAAGGAATTTGGAAATTATAGGTGAAGTAGTCAAAAAAATTCCTGATTCGATTAAGTTCAAAAATCCAGACGTTGAATGGAGGCAAATTGCAGGATTACGGGATTTTATCGCTCATGGATATTTCGAAATTGATGATGAAATCATTTGGAATACAGTCCAAGTCCATTTAAAACCGTTTCGAGAACGTATCAAGTTGATTCAAAATCAGGTTTAGTTTTCAAACCTAACAGGAGCCAAGTGACCTTCACCTGACTCCTGATTTTGTATTGAGAATCTACTGCTCTACACAAACAATTTTCTTCGCAATATTACATGTGTCAGTTGTTGTTTCAACCAAAGTTGTTGTACTTGCACCGACCACTCCTGTGACACCACTTACTCCCACATTGGAACTTGTCCAATTGGTACAATTTACGTCATTGGCAAGGTTTCCGCCAGTAATTGTCATTCCTGTCCAAAAACGAGTCCCGTTATCACCGAGCGCAAAATTCATTTGCATAGTAGTGTTGGAATCGCGAAAGATTCTGTTGGATGTTGTTGTGGAACCAGTTGTATTGGATGTATTTGTGCTGTTAGAGTAGAAAGTGTTCGCCTTTAATACCCAATCTGTATAAGTCATAGTGCCTGTAGGATTGCCTAGTGCTTCCCTAACGCCAGGTATTGATACCATTGCTTTGTATGTTTTACCACTAACCTTATTTAGGTCACCATTGCAAACTGCATCAGCACCAACAATTCCCCCGGCTCCAATAAACCCTCGAGGAGTATTTGCGGACAAAAATATATGACACCTTGTAGAACAAGGAGCGGAGGCAGATTGTGCGAGGAGGAGGGCGAGTAAGGTTGTGTCTTCGTTACTCTCTTTAGAAGTGTTGCAAGCGCTTAGGAAAGCACTAGCAAAAACAAGGAATACCAAGGAATACCGTTAGATCCATTTTGTTTGCCGTTTTTCATAGGTTCAAATCTGGGAGAAACGTTCCAAGGTGGCAAGAAAGAATTGGAGGAAGAGTGTGTGGCAAATCAAAATTTTCAAAGAGGTAATAGTTGGGGAAAGATGACAAACTAGTTAGGTGAGGGGTTTTTTGTCTATCCACCTAATGTCTGTCCGAGGGTTGGGGAGTCGAAAAATTAATGTATTGAAAAAAGGCACACATGACGCCAGGATTTAAAAAGTGATTTTTGACTGGGACCAAGAGAAAAATAAATTCCTCGCATCACAACGAAATATTTCCTTTGAAAGGATCGTTATCGAAATAGAAGCGGGAGCAGTACTTGGCATATTGGAATATCCAAATAGTGAAAAATATCCGAACCAACTCATACTGATGGTGAATATAGATGATTATGCTTGGGTAGTTCCTGTCATTAAAACGAAAAATTCGTTCTTTCTAAAATCAGCATATCCTTCGAGAAAACAAACAAAACACTATTTAAAAAAGGAGAACCTTCATGAAACTGAAACTGACTGAGGAAGAAAAGGAATTAGAATTAACTTTCGAACGAAATGAATGGAAGCCTGTTTACAATCAAAAGCACTACTTAAATCAGTTTAAAAAAGCTGCCAAAAATACGTTAGCCAAAGATAAGAGAATGAATATTCGTATTGCTGGAAAAGACATTCAATTATTAAAAACAAAAGCCCTTGAAATAGGAATCCCCTATCAAACTTTAGTATCCAGTATTTTGCATCAATACGTGACGGGAAAACTAAAAGAATATTAGAGAATTAATCATTCAATAAAAAATTGTAAAGATGATGCGCCAGCGATTGCAGCGGAAATCCTTTTGCGGAAGCAAAAGATTGGAGTGGAAAGCGCGGTCACATCTTCCATCAAAGGAAACGAACACCAAAGGATTGTGAGGCGCCCCGCACTTCTTTATTCTAGAAATATAGTTTAATCTTCTTTCATATCCAAACATCGTTGCATCCAATTCCATGTTTCTTCCGGGCGTTCAAAGGGGAAAAAATGGGTGAAACCAGGGAAGATGGTCACATCCGACTTGGGGTGTACTTTTGTGAGTAGGTTGGCATACTTAGGACTACAGACTTCGTACCTTTCAGGAATGGCGATGTGGTTTTCCGTTTTGATGCCATAGAAGTTTTTGAAGACATGGAAATGGGCGTGGCCAAAAATTTTGGCTTCGACTCTTGGGTCACAACAGAGTTTGACTTCGTCTTCGTTGCCAGTTGGTACAAAACAAGAATTGAGATAATCTTCGAAGATAGAAGGTTCAAAATTGGCAAAGGCTGGGAACTTTCGGAATGACCGCCTAACAAGCTCTATGGATTTGAAATGAGTCCTTCTTTTTTTGGCACCTTTTGCGAGTGGGTTTTCTAAAAATTTAGAAAGTAAAATGAGTTTCCAACCAAGGATGACTGGATCCATTGCTAATACTTTTGTAAATCGTTCGGGTTCTTTTTTCGCTGCGAGTAGGGAAGAAGCTCCACCAAGGGAATGGCCGATGATTGTTGTTTCGTTCACCGATTCATGGTCGAGGAGGGAAAGGATTTGGTCCCGGAAGACATTCCAATTATGGAAGTCCAAAGTGAAGGCAGAACGACCATGCCCAATGAAGTCGGGTGCAATCACTCGGTAGTGTTTTTTTAATCTTTCAAAATAAAATTGGTAACAACCAGAACTATAGCCATTGGCATGACAAAAAACTAGGGCAGGCCCGGGTGTCTCCGAATCTAAATAAGCACATTCCCAATTTTTGTATGGTAAGGTTTTTGATTTCATTTTCTATTTGACCCTTCCCGATTTGCGTCGGATTTTGTCTCTATCCCATGCAATTCCAAGTCATCCTCTTCTTCTGTATAGCTGTATTCTTCAATGCATTGGCGAATATTTTAATCAAAACATCTTCTATGCAAGACAAACAAGTCACACCAGGAGAAGGGTTTTGGAATCTTGTGTTTACTGTATTTAATCCTTATTTTATTGCAGGCCTTGCGAGTTTCGGATTGGCATTGTTAGGTTATCGTTATGTTTTGGGTAAGGGATTGAAATTATCTTTGGCATATCCCGTTTTTACTTCGAGTGGGTTTATCATTGTTCTCATTGCATCTTCAATTTTTTTCAAAGAGAGACTTAATTTTACACAATGGCTTGGGATTTCTTTTATTTTAGTGGGTGTATGGCTTACCGCCTTGCAGATGTTTGACGTTAACTCTTGAGCTCAAAATTCACTCGTACTTCTTTTGATTCCATTTTTCCTTCTTTTGTTTTAAAACTTTTTTTAATTTTCCTACTTTCCCTGCTTTGTGTCTGTCAAAAAGAATCTGTCACACCAGAAAAAAACCTTCCGGCCGAAGAAGCTGGGAAACAAACACGTTCAAAACCCAATGTCATTTGGATTGTGATTGATAGCCTTCGGGGTGATATCATAGGGCATTACAATGTGACACCTAACTTAGATTTTTTTGCAAAAGAAGGAATTCAATTTGATTACCACCTTGTGAATGCTGCCTGGACAAGACCCTCAACCTTAGTGTTTTTTACTGGAAAATATGCCTCTGCCAACCCAGTGAATTTTTGGGATTACCCGACTACCAAATCCGAAGTAGAAGCCTTTTATCGTTCCGAGAAAAAACCATTGCCCAAGGTGTTAAAAGAATTTCAATACAATACGGTGATGGTTGGGAATAATCCGTTTTTGACCGATAAATTTGGGTTAGGTGTGGAAGTTGGGTTTGATTCCTTATATGATTTTTCGAACTACAGTGAAGACACAAAAAAGATAACCAAAAAAACTATGGAAGTATTGGAAGAAGTTTCCTCCAAAGAAAACCCTTTCTTTTTATTTTTAAATTACAATGACCCTCACAAACCTTATACACCTCCACCTGGATTTACCAATCGTGTCAAAACAAACGAATTACTCGACGAACGAAAGTTAAACTATTTGGGGGAAGTTGCCTTTGTAGATGAAGAGTTGGGTAAGGTATTTGCCGATCTCAAAGCAAAAAACCTTTGGGACAACTCACTGATTCTCATCACAGCCGATCATGGAGAAGTGATGCATGCCTCTCACGCTATCTCTCCCTTTACTGGAACCAATACCTATTATGGCCATGGACAAGATTTGTTTTTAGAGAATATCCATGTTCCACTGCTCATCAAACTTCCACATACAGAAAAACAAAAAACAGTGAAGGAGATGACAAGGTCCATTGATTTGTACCCGACGATCTTGGATTATGCGGAACTTCCCATTCCCAAATCCATCCATGGTATGTCACTTCGTCCAATCATCGAAGCGACAGAGACCACCAAACGAACCTACTATGGGGAAACTCGGTTTACGCAAGGGTATGGGGAAGGGAAGGAATTTTTATTACAAAGGTCTTACCGGTTCCATGAATTGGGGAAATTTTGGCAAGGTTCAGTGGGAAATGAATTTTATTTGTACTTCGACTCTGTAAAAGATCCGAACCAAATGAATCCAATTCGCATCAACCAAATGGCAAATATCGGTGAACTTAAGTTAGATGCAAAATTAGAAAAAAAAATCCAAAGGTTTTGGAAACAAATTCGATCCATGGAACCAAAACTACCGTTGTACCACCTTTGGATTCGACCAAACCCACTGGAAAAAGAAACGGAGATCCAAATCAAGGTGCAAAGTGGGATCCTTCGTTTGGCAAAATTCCCAAACACTGTGGTTGTAGAAGAGAAGGGAAAACTAGTTAACATACATACCAAAGATTCACAACCATTCCAAATCAGTTTTGAAGTGTATCCTGATGTGAGTTTTCCGGAGTTCCAAGTTTGGTTCGGGAAGAGGCAAGTCCCCAAATCAGACATTCATGTAGGGTATTTTGGTGTGTCTATGTCGGCTTGTACAAAAGACTGTGATCTGTTATACGAATCACAATCCATTCGTCCCATCATTCATCCCGAAACCAAGGTTCATTTTTGGAAAGAAGGTGGGCAAAAAAAATCATACGAAAGTAAACAAGAGTTAGGAACAGATGCTTTGGATATCTTAAAAAAACAAGGGTATGTTCAATAGTCCTTAGATAATCAATAACTTCTAGTGTCTGTGTATTGATTCTGTTCGGTATTGAAGAGAATCAATTTAGTCATTGTCCTGGTTTGTGACAGATACGTTTGGTAAGGATTCACCATTGAAACCAGTCCCTCCTCCCGTTAACGATCCAAATAAAATCGAATACAAGACATTCCCATCTACAAGCGCATCATCTACACCTGTGAGTACAACATTTTGAAAGGTATTCCAATCGCTGGAAGTAAAGGTCAAATTTGGTACAGACGTTGTTCCTTCTGCAACATTCGAACTGGATACACCGATTGTGACATTTGAAGTGGGCCTTGCTCGTAATCGCACTTGGAATCGAGATTGGCCACCTACTTCCGTAGTCATTAAGTTAGGTGAAGTGACAAGTCCTCCCGAGGGATTGGGAGAGGTTCCACAGGCCACCATTGGATTAGGATCTGTGCAAGGAATGATATCATATAGATTGTACAAATGTACACCTGGAATGGATGAAGGTGTGAGTGCGCTATAAATGGTGGAAGGGGAAAATCCAGTTCCTGATTCACTCGAAGTGATTTGAGGGTTAATGTTATAATTCACATCCGATCCGTCTGCTGTGTCTAAACCAAGGATTGTGACAAGTTGCCCGGTTCCAAAATTGGAAGGTGTGAAGGTAAGTGGTGCCGTAGGAAATTGGACAAGTCCACCAGGTGCTGTTGTAAAATTGATGGTAACATCCGCTGTAGGTTGTGAATTCAAATGGATGTAAAACTGAGAACCAGCCCCAGATTGGGAAGTGATGACTGAAGCTGGGGAAAATCCAGATGTGGTAACACCTGCTGTGTCATTGTCGTTTAACGTAAGTTCGGGGTAGTTTGCGGATGGGTAAGGATTTACGTTATTATAAAATCCATCACTGGAAGAAAGCACACCTATGATGATGGGACAAGATACATTTCCATCATCCACAGAATCATCAAATGGTGTGATTGTAATCGTGTTATGGGCACCAATTGCATTCCAATTGGCACTTGTGATGGTCACGAGGTTCGTGGAAACAGAAAATTGAGAAACTGTGGGACCTGTGAATAATGTACAAGGAAAACTGGAAGAAAGAGAAACGGGAATTGTCACATCATCTGTTGGTGCTTGGCTGAGTAAAATATACACAGAAAAGGAGGCAGCATTTTCAGCACGTACCATGACTTGCGGTGTGATGACTGTCACTGGATTTTCCGAAACACTATAATTCACGAGACTTGCCGTAGTTCCCGTACTTGTCAAAAAACTGTCATACCAAGAAGGAAAGGATCCTGTTTCGGTTCCTGAAACTGTGATCGAATAACTTACATTTCCATCACTAACAGCATCAGAGACTCCCAAAATTTCAACGGGAACGGAGGTGCTCCAATTGGCATCGGTAAAAATATATTGTTTAGAACTAACAGGAGTTCCGCTGTCATTGATCATTCCTTCTGTGGTGTCGGAAGAGGTTAATGTAACAGTCACTGAATTTCCTGGAATGGGTCGACTCCCAAGTCGTAAACTGTAAAAGGTAGAAAATCCAGACTCAGTAGTGAAGTAAGGTTGGCCTGTATCCAAGGTAAAAAGAATTTTTGGAGAAGGGTTATCATTATCTGTGATATTTATGGTAACATCATTTGGATTCATCCCTTCATAATCGGTTCCAGAACCAGAAATGGCACCTAACGTGAGCGTATGGGTTCTTGTATTGGATTCATTGATGGCATCATTCACAACGGAAATCGTAACCGTTTGGGGTGATGCATAATTTAAATGTGTAAATGTTAAACTGGATGGTGAAACTGTATACTGTGTGGAATCAGGCAAGGAAAAGGTTTCAGCTGTAATCGGAATGGTAACAGATCCACTTGTACAGTTTGCCAAATTACTAGGTGTATCACAAGGAGCTGCATTGAGTCGTACAGTAAATGTGGCATCTGGATCTCCTTCTGTGAGATTGAGTGTGGTTGCGGAAAAAGTAAATCCTTTAGTATCATTGTCAGTGATGGTCACCACCAAATATCCGTTTGTGTCAGTATAACCAGGAACCGCACCTGTTGGATAAAGTCCTGTAAAATACGATCCATTTGCTTGAGGGATCTGAATGGTAACGGGTATATTTCCATCATCAAACGAGTCACTGACTGATCGAATGGTTATAGTTTGTGGTACATCCCATCCACTTTGGCTTGTATTCCCCGTATAACTAGCAACTTGCGAATTCGTGGGTGTAAACGTTAATGTGCGAGAAGCCGCTACTCCCGATGTACTATTGAGTAATACTGCTTCCGTTCCATCGGATGAGGTAATGGGGCCTATAGTTACATTGGAATTGGGTTTTAAAGACAATCGAATTTCAAATGTGATTGTGGATGTCCCGTTTTCTGCGATGGAAGATGCCGATAGATTTTGGATTCGGACAAGGGGTTCATTACTATCCGTATTGATGGCTGTAACGGCTGGAATTGCCATCGAATTGTATTTGGGATCTGTAGAACTCGCATTACTAAAGTTGATGTTTACATTTTGATCTCCATCATCCACACCATCTAACACAGAAGTAATGGTGACAGTTTGTGGTGTGTTCCAATTGGCGGTGGTAAATGATAAGGAAGAGGGTGAGACAGTGATTTCTGAAGTGTTACTAGAAGTGATCGAGGAGAGATTCACCGTTTGTGTGGGTTGCGAATTTAATACGACTGTAAATGTTTCGGTAAAGGGAGTTCCATTTTCATGTACCACAAGCCCACCAACTGGAGTGACTGTGATTCCCGCAGTATCATCATCAGTGACAGAAATACTCACTTGTGCCGGGGGAGTGATGCTGTTATACACTGGATCTGCCGTTCCACCTGTATCGACTGATCCAAATTGTAAAGTCACAGTCCTTGTATCTTCGTCGATGGAATTATTATTGGTAGTGATTTGGACAGTTTGGTCTATGTTCCAATTCGCATTTGTAAACACCAATGAATTTGTATTTACATTGGTAATGGTATTGTTTTCGTTAATTCCTGTTAGGGTAACTGTGGATC comes from the Leptospira ellinghausenii genome and includes:
- a CDS encoding beta strand repeat-containing protein, with the translated sequence MGFRRGQFGFVFKQRFSHVYLFLLFFFFSCQSVTSVNLQMLFGSFFVSASGQGSVIYEAPNFLFTSENGKQAEFVLRLNIEPNSSVRIGPITISDPTEGVLLSDTFLDFNEDNWDSPHTVRLAGVDDLLSDGNQNYRVQLGSILTSDIRFSTQPLPVLLVVNTDNESSGVAASPVFGLLTSETGETGRISYVLQTRPMQDVYIRNFISNDTTEATVESVELVFTPNNWDVPQSVTVTGVDDFSVDDSTFQISADPTVSFDPAYMGKSVPIITGTNVDNDVAGFTVVNLSGLTTTEAGGAVTFGVVLNTLPTHAVTIPSIVATSGTEATASPSSLIFAPAEWFTPKIITVTGVDEFIVDGSQTVSIVSSAATSTDTDYNGLAGPVFPSVTNTDNDVPGFVLTSPGGLTISENGGILNFAIRLSSQPPPGSTVTLTGINENNTITNVNTNSLVFTNANWNIDQTVQITTNNNSIDEDTRTVTLQFGSVDTGGTADPVYNSITPPAQVSISVTDDDTAGITVTPVGGLVVHENGTPFTETFTVVLNSQPTQTVNLSSITSSNTSEITVSPSSLSFTTANWNTPQTVTITSVLDGVDDGDQNVNINFSNASSTDPKYNSMAIPAVTAINTDSNEPLVRIQNLSASSIAENGTSTITFEIRLSLKPNSNVTIGPITSSDGTEAVLLNSTSGVAASRTLTFTPTNSQVASYTGNTSQSGWDVPQTITIRSVSDSFDDGNIPVTIQIPQANGSYFTGLYPTGAVPGYTDTNGYLVVTITDNDTKGFTFSATTLNLTEGDPDATFTVRLNAAPCDTPSNLANCTSGSVTIPITAETFSLPDSTQYTVSPSSLTFTHLNYASPQTVTISVVNDAINESNTRTHTLTLGAISGSGTDYEGMNPNDVTINITDNDNPSPKILFTLDTGQPYFTTESGFSTFYSLRLGSRPIPGNSVTVTLTSSDTTEGMINDSGTPVSSKQYIFTDANWSTSVPVEILGVSDAVSDGNVSYSITVSGTETGSFPSWYDSFLTSTGTTASLVNYSVSENPVTVITPQVMVRAENAASFSVYILLSQAPTDDVTIPVSLSSSFPCTLFTGPTVSQFSVSTNLVTITSANWNAIGAHNTITITPFDDSVDDGNVSCPIIIGVLSSSDGFYNNVNPYPSANYPELTLNDNDTAGVTTSGFSPASVITSQSGAGSQFYIHLNSQPTADVTINFTTAPGGLVQFPTAPLTFTPSNFGTGQLVTILGLDTADGSDVNYNINPQITSSESGTGFSPSTIYSALTPSSIPGVHLYNLYDIIPCTDPNPMVACGTSPNPSGGLVTSPNLMTTEVGGQSRFQVRLRARPTSNVTIGVSSSNVAEGTTSVPNLTFTSSDWNTFQNVVLTGVDDALVDGNVLYSILFGSLTGGGTGFNGESLPNVSVTNQDND